From a single Streptomyces sp. 1331.2 genomic region:
- a CDS encoding TetR/AcrR family transcriptional regulator: MTGKQRREQLLEIGRTVFAERGYDGTSVEEIAERAGVSKPVVYEHFGGKEGLYAVVVDREMQLLLDMVTGALTGGHSRELLEQAAFALMDYIDTSTDGFRILVRDSPVAQSTGTFASLISDIATQVEDILGLEFKSRGFDARLAPMYSQMLVGMVALTGQWWLEVRKPDKATVAAHLVNLAWHGLEGLERHPRLVGDRTG; this comes from the coding sequence ATGACCGGCAAGCAGCGGCGCGAACAGCTGCTGGAGATCGGCCGGACGGTCTTCGCGGAGCGCGGCTACGACGGAACCTCGGTGGAGGAGATCGCCGAGCGCGCCGGGGTGTCGAAGCCCGTCGTCTACGAGCACTTCGGCGGCAAGGAGGGGCTGTACGCGGTGGTGGTGGACCGCGAGATGCAGCTGCTGCTGGACATGGTGACCGGGGCGCTGACCGGCGGACACTCGCGCGAGCTGCTGGAGCAGGCCGCCTTCGCGCTGATGGACTACATCGACACCTCGACGGACGGCTTCCGGATCCTGGTCCGGGACTCGCCGGTGGCCCAGTCGACCGGCACCTTCGCCTCGCTGATCAGCGACATCGCCACGCAGGTGGAGGACATCCTGGGCCTGGAGTTCAAGTCCCGGGGCTTCGACGCCCGGCTGGCCCCGATGTACTCGCAGATGCTGGTCGGCATGGTCGCACTGACCGGGCAGTGGTGGCTGGAGGTGCGCAAGCCGGACAAGGCGACGGTGGCGGCGCACCTGGTGAACCTCGCCTGGCACGGGCTGGAGGGCCTGGAGCGCCACCCCCGGCTGGTCGGCGACCGCACGGGCTGA
- a CDS encoding methyltransferase domain-containing protein, whose amino-acid sequence MTTTVWDPAQYLRFADERTRPLRDLLARVPDLPTRGDERILDIGCGPGNSTAVLRERWPGARITGVDNSAPMLATARAEGEPSADYLLADARDYDPAPARPDLIVSNATLQWIDGHLDLVPRWAGALRPGGVVAFQVPGNFEAPSHTLLAELRRSPRWRDLLGEDAVRAGVHPPERYLDALAGADCLPDVWETTYSTLLPGPDPVLEWVKGSALRPVLGLLADPAERAAFLAEYGRLLREAYPAGPYGTVFPFRRIFAVGIRR is encoded by the coding sequence ATGACCACCACCGTCTGGGACCCGGCGCAGTACCTGCGCTTCGCCGACGAACGCACCCGCCCGCTGCGCGACCTGCTCGCCCGCGTCCCCGATCTGCCGACCCGGGGCGACGAGCGGATCCTCGACATCGGCTGCGGGCCCGGCAACTCCACCGCCGTCCTGCGCGAGCGCTGGCCGGGCGCCCGCATCACCGGCGTCGACAACTCCGCCCCGATGCTCGCCACCGCCCGCGCCGAGGGCGAACCGAGCGCCGACTACCTGCTCGCCGACGCCCGCGACTACGACCCGGCCCCGGCCCGGCCGGACCTGATCGTCTCCAACGCCACCCTGCAATGGATCGACGGCCACCTCGACCTCGTCCCGCGCTGGGCCGGCGCCCTGCGTCCCGGCGGAGTCGTCGCCTTCCAGGTGCCCGGCAACTTCGAGGCCCCCAGCCACACCCTGCTCGCCGAGCTGCGCCGCAGCCCCCGCTGGCGCGACCTGCTCGGCGAGGACGCCGTCCGCGCCGGCGTCCACCCGCCCGAGCGCTACCTCGACGCCCTGGCCGGCGCCGACTGCCTCCCGGACGTCTGGGAGACCACCTATTCCACCCTGCTCCCGGGGCCGGACCCGGTCCTGGAGTGGGTCAAGGGCAGCGCGCTGCGCCCGGTCCTGGGCCTGCTCGCCGACCCGGCCGAGCGGGCCGCCTTCCTCGCCGAGTACGGGCGGCTGCTGCGCGAGGCGTACCCGGCCGGGCCGTACGGGACGGTGTTCCCGTTCCGGCGGATCTTCGCGGTGGGGATCAGGCGGTAG
- a CDS encoding MarR family winged helix-turn-helix transcriptional regulator: MEDEVDRLVAAWRRERPDLDVEPLEVLSRVSRLARHLDRARRTAFAEHGLEPWEFDVLTALRRAGTPYQLSPGQLLTQTLVTSGTMTNRIDRLTGKGLVKRLPDPDDRRGVLVRLTDDGRDRADQALAGLLAHERELLAQLSSGQQTELAALLRQLVAPFDNIPG, from the coding sequence ATGGAGGACGAGGTCGACAGGCTGGTCGCAGCGTGGCGCCGAGAGCGCCCCGACCTCGACGTGGAGCCGCTGGAGGTGCTCAGCCGGGTCAGCCGGCTCGCCCGGCACCTGGACCGCGCCCGCCGCACCGCCTTCGCCGAGCACGGCTTGGAGCCCTGGGAGTTCGACGTCCTGACCGCCCTGCGGCGGGCCGGCACCCCCTACCAGCTCTCCCCCGGCCAACTGCTCACCCAGACCCTGGTCACCTCCGGCACCATGACCAACCGGATCGACCGGCTCACCGGCAAGGGCCTGGTCAAGCGCCTGCCCGACCCGGACGACCGACGCGGCGTCCTGGTCCGCCTCACCGACGACGGCCGCGACCGCGCCGACCAGGCACTCGCCGGGCTCCTCGCGCACGAGCGCGAACTCCTCGCCCAGCTCAGCTCCGGCCAGCAGACCGAACTCGCGGCACTGCTGCGGCAGCTGGTCGCCCCCTTCGACAACATCCCCGGCTAG
- a CDS encoding LuxR C-terminal-related transcriptional regulator, which translates to MGRIRVLVVDGHRIFAEALAAALAAEPDVEVGAAGSAAAAERALERAAVEGRAYDVALIDADLGAEAMAGAAGVGGAGGSAATAVRRRPGPDAAEEVRRRAAPPVPPARRAAVPLGAPPTLSAGVAGARPAGDQLRADQVRVDQLRPDQVRPDQLRPTPSPDGITLLARLRRAHPGLRAVVLATADDPHRAARALHAGATGWVAKESSLARLLAVVRGVLRDETHLPPALLTGVIRELTTARRDRTESERLVDTLTPREKQILRCMVAGLGRQAVAERLYLSPHTVRTHMQNVLGKLGVHSTLAAVAVARRAGVSPAEPAVPVAPPSVATGADRS; encoded by the coding sequence ATGGGGCGGATTCGCGTCCTGGTGGTCGACGGTCACCGGATCTTCGCCGAGGCACTGGCCGCGGCGCTCGCCGCCGAGCCGGACGTGGAGGTGGGCGCGGCGGGCAGCGCGGCGGCCGCCGAGCGGGCGCTGGAGCGTGCCGCCGTCGAGGGCCGGGCCTACGACGTGGCGCTGATCGACGCCGACCTCGGAGCCGAGGCGATGGCCGGCGCGGCCGGGGTCGGCGGAGCGGGCGGGTCGGCGGCGACGGCCGTCCGCAGGCGGCCCGGTCCGGATGCCGCCGAGGAGGTGCGGCGCCGGGCGGCCCCGCCCGTACCGCCGGCGCGCCGGGCGGCCGTTCCGCTCGGGGCACCGCCCACGCTGTCGGCCGGGGTGGCCGGCGCCCGCCCGGCGGGCGACCAGCTCCGGGCCGACCAGGTCCGGGTCGACCAGCTCAGGCCCGACCAGGTGCGGCCCGATCAGCTCAGACCGACGCCGTCGCCCGACGGCATCACCCTGCTGGCCCGGCTCCGCCGCGCCCACCCCGGGCTGCGCGCCGTCGTCCTGGCCACCGCCGACGACCCGCACCGCGCCGCCCGCGCCCTGCACGCCGGCGCCACCGGCTGGGTGGCCAAGGAGAGTTCGCTGGCCCGGCTGCTCGCGGTGGTCCGCGGGGTGCTGCGCGACGAGACGCACCTGCCGCCCGCGCTGCTCACCGGGGTGATCCGCGAGCTCACCACCGCCCGGCGGGACCGCACCGAGAGCGAGCGGCTGGTGGACACCCTCACGCCGCGGGAGAAGCAGATCCTGCGCTGCATGGTCGCGGGCCTGGGCCGGCAGGCCGTCGCGGAGCGGCTCTACCTGTCCCCGCACACCGTCCGGACGCACATGCAGAACGTGCTCGGCAAGCTGGGGGTGCACTCCACGCTGGCCGCCGTCGCGGTCGCCCGCCGGGCCGGGGTCAGCCCCGCGGAGCCGGCCGTACCCGTGGCGCCGCCGTCCGTCGCCACGGGCGCCGACAGGTCCTAG
- the galE gene encoding UDP-glucose 4-epimerase GalE translates to MSKYLVTGGAGYVGSVVAAHLLEAGHQVTVLDDLSTGFREGVPAGAEFVEGRIQEADKVLDGSFDGVLHFAASSQVGESVADPEKYWRNNVAGSLELISAMRAAGVRKLVFSSTAATYGEPEAVPIAETARTAPTNTYGATKLAVDHLITSEAVAHGLAAVSLRYFNVAGAYGSSFDVTFGERHDPESHLIPLVFQAALGQRPHIAVYGDDYPTPDGTCIRDYIHVADLAEAHLLALDAAKPGEHLICNLGNGSGFSVREVIESVKRVTGREIPVQIAGRRAGDPAVLVASAARAHEALGWTPRRPSLDDIVADAWKFTLEKNAR, encoded by the coding sequence ATGAGTAAGTACCTGGTCACGGGTGGCGCCGGCTACGTGGGCAGCGTGGTGGCCGCCCACCTGCTGGAGGCGGGGCACCAGGTGACGGTCCTGGACGATCTCTCGACCGGCTTCCGCGAGGGTGTGCCGGCCGGCGCCGAGTTCGTCGAGGGCCGGATCCAGGAGGCCGACAAGGTGCTGGACGGCTCCTTCGACGGCGTGCTGCACTTCGCCGCCTCCTCCCAGGTCGGCGAGTCGGTCGCGGACCCGGAGAAGTACTGGCGCAACAACGTGGCCGGCTCGCTGGAGCTGATCAGCGCGATGCGCGCGGCGGGCGTGCGCAAGCTGGTGTTCTCCTCCACCGCCGCCACCTACGGCGAGCCGGAGGCCGTGCCGATCGCCGAGACCGCCCGCACCGCGCCGACCAACACCTACGGCGCCACCAAGCTCGCCGTGGACCACCTGATCACCAGCGAGGCCGTCGCGCACGGCCTGGCCGCCGTCTCGCTGCGCTACTTCAACGTGGCCGGCGCGTACGGCAGTTCTTTCGATGTCACTTTCGGGGAGCGGCACGACCCCGAGTCGCACCTGATCCCGCTGGTCTTCCAGGCCGCGCTCGGCCAGCGCCCGCACATCGCGGTGTACGGCGACGACTACCCGACCCCGGACGGCACCTGCATCCGCGACTACATCCACGTCGCGGACCTGGCCGAGGCCCACCTGCTGGCCCTGGACGCCGCCAAGCCGGGCGAGCACCTGATCTGCAACCTGGGCAACGGAAGCGGCTTCTCGGTGCGCGAGGTGATCGAGTCGGTCAAGCGCGTCACCGGCCGGGAGATCCCGGTGCAGATCGCGGGCCGCCGGGCGGGAGACCCGGCGGTGCTGGTGGCCTCGGCCGCCCGCGCCCACGAGGCGCTGGGCTGGACCCCGCGCCGCCCGAGCCTGGACGACATCGTCGCCGACGCCTGGAAGTTCACCCTGGAGAAGAACGCCCGCTAG
- a CDS encoding LuxR C-terminal-related transcriptional regulator — protein MGVRLVVVDDHRLLAEALATALQLRGHRVLAVGCPAAVAADLVAGRRPEVCLLGVAAPAEAGAFDGLRRIRRERPEVAVIVLGPVGELRGVAAAFAAGAAGYVPSDERIEVVERAIGRARAGEAAVAVDILRGAFDQLLRPEAEPDDEAVRLLRLLTRREVQVLGRIADGEDTAAIAAGMRIAASTARTHVQRVLMKLGARTRLEAAAVAARTGLLERMSGG, from the coding sequence ATGGGCGTTCGACTCGTGGTGGTGGACGACCACCGGTTGCTGGCCGAGGCCCTGGCCACCGCGCTCCAGCTGCGCGGTCACCGGGTGCTCGCGGTCGGTTGCCCGGCCGCGGTCGCCGCCGATCTGGTGGCCGGGCGCCGGCCCGAGGTGTGCCTGCTCGGCGTAGCCGCGCCCGCCGAGGCGGGCGCCTTCGACGGGCTGCGCCGGATCCGCCGGGAACGCCCCGAGGTGGCCGTGATCGTGCTCGGGCCGGTGGGTGAACTGCGCGGTGTGGCCGCGGCGTTCGCGGCCGGCGCGGCGGGCTACGTGCCCAGCGACGAGCGGATCGAGGTGGTCGAGCGGGCCATCGGCCGGGCCAGGGCGGGCGAGGCCGCCGTCGCGGTGGACATCTTGCGCGGGGCCTTCGACCAACTGCTGCGCCCGGAGGCCGAACCCGACGACGAGGCGGTCCGGCTGCTGCGGCTGCTGACCCGCCGTGAGGTGCAGGTGCTCGGCCGGATCGCGGACGGCGAGGACACCGCGGCGATCGCCGCCGGGATGCGGATCGCGGCCAGTACGGCCCGGACGCACGTCCAGCGGGTGCTGATGAAACTGGGCGCGCGGACCCGCCTGGAGGCGGCCGCGGTGGCGGCGCGCACCGGCCTGTTGGAGCGGATGTCCGGCGGCTGA
- a CDS encoding winged helix-turn-helix transcriptional regulator: MTTQERPEHDVFAQLCPSREVFAELADKWSMLILMSLSACGPRRFSELQRGVGGVSRKMLTQSLRNLERNGLVRRTVFPETPPRVVYDLLPLGRELAELVAPLGRWTERHAGRLMAAREEFDAAHAEG, translated from the coding sequence ATGACGACGCAGGAACGGCCAGAGCACGACGTGTTCGCCCAGCTCTGTCCCAGTCGCGAGGTGTTCGCGGAGCTTGCCGACAAGTGGTCGATGCTGATCCTGATGAGCCTCTCCGCCTGCGGCCCGCGGCGCTTCTCCGAACTCCAGCGCGGGGTCGGCGGGGTCAGCCGCAAGATGCTCACCCAGTCCCTGCGCAACCTGGAGCGCAACGGCCTGGTGCGCCGTACGGTCTTCCCGGAGACGCCGCCGCGGGTGGTCTACGACCTGCTACCGCTGGGCCGCGAACTGGCCGAGCTGGTCGCGCCGCTCGGCCGGTGGACCGAGCGCCACGCCGGCCGGCTGATGGCGGCCCGCGAGGAGTTCGACGCGGCGCACGCCGAGGGCTGA